Proteins from a single region of Streptomyces sp. HUAS 15-9:
- a CDS encoding N-acetylmuramoyl-L-alanine amidase codes for MRGSATDPTSTPGSRRTRRTAGAVACAALLLPLLGAAPAPGSAEAESSPGVLQRAFAGAAAEYHVPQSVLLAVSYLQSRWDTHAGAPSVTGGYGPMHLTDARTALTAAEHFADGTEDARGDDARAALHPHTAVPDSSALPARLSTLPRAAGLTGLPAEELRTDPTANVAGGAALLADAQNTLGEPLSSDPADWYGAVARFSGADDTATAAAYANDVYDVLRTGEARTTDEGQQVRLAPQPRLRADTAQLRRAGLRTVSDDGTECPASVSCEWIPAPYAEFGDNDYGNHDLGDRPGSQSIKYIVVHDTEGTWDGVLNLVQDPTYVSWNYTIRSTDGLIAQHVKAKDVAWHAGNWYINAKSVGIEHEGFLAAPDAWYTEAMYRSSARLVRYLAKKYGIPMDRQHILGHDNVPGPTTSTIPGMHTDPGPYWDWRHYFDLLGHPFKRTAGKKGGLVTIRPDYASNRPQYTGCTAKGEPCADHGSSEVRLYSDHDENSPLIKDIGLGTTPTTGVNDLSSRVSTGQQYAVADRWGDWTAIWYLGQKAWFRNPQKAPTAVNASGVVITPKDGLTSIPVYGRAYPEKEAYPSGVPAQTVVPLPYTVPANQKYVVGDAVPGEYYYAVTFTTDSHKVVVGKDLYFEIQYGHRVAFVRAADVSVESSRAR; via the coding sequence TTGCGAGGATCCGCCACCGACCCCACCTCGACTCCCGGCAGCAGACGCACCCGGAGGACGGCCGGCGCAGTGGCCTGTGCGGCCCTGTTGCTCCCCCTGCTCGGCGCGGCCCCCGCCCCGGGCTCCGCCGAGGCCGAGTCCTCCCCCGGTGTGCTGCAGCGTGCCTTCGCCGGCGCGGCCGCCGAGTACCACGTGCCGCAGAGCGTTCTGCTGGCCGTCTCCTACCTCCAGTCCCGCTGGGACACGCACGCCGGGGCGCCGAGTGTGACCGGCGGCTACGGCCCGATGCACCTCACCGACGCGCGCACCGCGCTGACCGCGGCCGAGCACTTCGCCGACGGCACCGAGGACGCCCGCGGCGACGACGCGCGCGCGGCGCTGCACCCGCACACCGCGGTACCGGACAGCTCCGCGCTCCCGGCCCGCCTCAGCACCCTGCCGAGAGCGGCCGGGCTGACCGGACTTCCGGCCGAGGAGCTGCGCACCGACCCCACGGCCAATGTGGCGGGCGGTGCCGCCCTGCTCGCCGACGCCCAGAACACCCTTGGAGAGCCGCTCAGCTCCGACCCGGCCGACTGGTACGGCGCGGTGGCCCGGTTCTCCGGCGCGGACGACACGGCAACCGCGGCGGCGTACGCGAACGACGTGTACGACGTGCTGCGCACCGGCGAGGCGCGCACCACGGACGAGGGGCAGCAGGTCAGGCTGGCCCCGCAGCCGCGGCTACGGGCGGACACCGCGCAGCTGCGGCGCGCGGGTCTGCGCACGGTGTCCGACGACGGGACGGAGTGCCCGGCGTCGGTGTCCTGCGAGTGGATCCCGGCGCCGTACGCGGAGTTCGGGGACAACGACTACGGCAACCACGACCTCGGTGACCGGCCGGGGTCGCAGAGCATCAAGTACATCGTCGTCCATGACACCGAGGGCACCTGGGACGGGGTCCTGAACCTGGTGCAGGACCCCACCTATGTGTCGTGGAACTACACCATCCGCTCCACGGACGGTCTGATCGCCCAGCACGTCAAGGCCAAGGACGTGGCCTGGCACGCGGGCAACTGGTACATCAACGCGAAGTCGGTCGGCATCGAGCACGAGGGCTTCCTCGCGGCGCCGGACGCCTGGTACACGGAGGCGATGTACCGGTCGTCGGCCCGGCTGGTGAGGTACCTCGCCAAGAAGTACGGCATCCCCATGGACCGGCAGCACATCCTCGGCCACGACAACGTGCCGGGCCCGACCACGTCGACGATCCCCGGCATGCACACCGACCCGGGCCCGTACTGGGACTGGCGGCACTACTTCGACCTGCTGGGCCACCCCTTCAAGCGCACCGCGGGCAAGAAGGGCGGCCTGGTGACGATCCGGCCCGACTACGCGTCGAACCGGCCGCAGTACACGGGCTGCACCGCCAAGGGCGAGCCCTGCGCGGACCATGGCTCCAGTGAGGTGCGGCTGTACTCCGACCACGACGAGAACTCGCCCCTGATCAAGGACATCGGCCTGGGCACGACCCCGACCACCGGGGTGAACGATCTGTCCTCGCGGGTCTCCACCGGCCAGCAGTATGCGGTCGCCGACCGCTGGGGCGACTGGACGGCCATCTGGTACCTGGGCCAGAAGGCGTGGTTCAGGAACCCGCAGAAGGCGCCGACGGCCGTGAACGCCTCCGGTGTGGTGATCACGCCGAAGGACGGTCTGACGAGCATCCCCGTGTACGGCCGCGCGTACCCGGAGAAGGAGGCCTATCCGTCGGGAGTGCCCGCCCAGACGGTGGTGCCGCTGCCGTACACCGTGCCGGCGAATCAGAAGTACGTGGTCGGTGACGCGGTGCCGGGCGA